A window of Elusimicrobiota bacterium contains these coding sequences:
- the rfaE1 gene encoding D-glycero-beta-D-manno-heptose-7-phosphate kinase, whose translation MTPPLLSRVARFSGMPVLVVGDLMVDRFLRGAVHRLSPEAPVPVVDVREDKSMPGGAGNVAANIAALGGRPLLVSVVGEDPEGDRLVDALRAVRVDVDGVVADAHRPTIVKTRVIAGHQQVVRFDREDRAPLAPAVLNRLLERIREKMTTARAVILSDYGKGVIGPRLLKAVLTLAHRQKKFVTVDPKVEHFLRYRRVDCITPNLKEATEGLRGLPPKNDGEVDALGRRILRRLRCHSVLITRGERGMSLYREGKPPLHIPSEAREVFDVTGAGDTVISTLSLALAAGANLEDAARLSNAAAGVVVGKLGTATVSPAELIAALKARRP comes from the coding sequence GTGACACCCCCCCTTCTCTCCCGGGTCGCCCGTTTTTCCGGCATGCCCGTTTTGGTCGTCGGCGATTTGATGGTGGACCGGTTTCTTCGGGGGGCGGTGCATCGCCTGTCGCCCGAGGCGCCGGTGCCCGTCGTTGATGTGCGGGAGGACAAGTCCATGCCCGGCGGCGCCGGCAACGTGGCCGCCAACATCGCCGCCCTCGGCGGCCGGCCTTTGCTGGTGTCGGTCGTCGGGGAAGATCCCGAGGGCGACCGCCTGGTGGACGCTCTGCGCGCCGTCCGGGTGGACGTGGACGGCGTGGTGGCCGACGCCCACCGCCCCACCATCGTCAAAACCCGGGTGATCGCCGGGCACCAGCAAGTGGTCCGCTTCGATCGGGAAGACCGTGCGCCGTTGGCCCCCGCCGTGCTAAACCGTTTGTTGGAACGAATCCGGGAGAAAATGACCACGGCCCGGGCCGTCATCCTTTCGGATTACGGGAAAGGCGTTATCGGGCCCCGGCTCTTGAAGGCGGTCCTGACCCTCGCCCATCGGCAAAAAAAATTCGTCACGGTCGATCCGAAGGTCGAACATTTTCTGCGTTATCGGCGGGTCGATTGCATCACCCCCAACCTCAAAGAAGCCACCGAAGGCCTCCGAGGCCTGCCCCCCAAAAACGACGGCGAGGTGGACGCCCTGGGCCGGCGCATTCTTCGTCGCCTCCGCTGCCATTCCGTTTTGATCACCCGCGGCGAGCGCGGCATGAGCCTTTACCGGGAGGGGAAGCCGCCCCTGCACATCCCTTCCGAAGCGCGCGAAGTCTTCGACGTCACCGGCGCGGGCGACACGGTGATTTCCACCTTGAGCCTGGCCCTGGCGGCCGGCGCGAATCTCGAAGACGCCGCGCGCTTGTCCAACGCCGCGGCCGGGGTTGTGGTCGGCAAGCTCGGCACGGCCACGGTGTCCCCCGCGGAGTTGATCGCGGCGCTGAAGGCGCGGCGCCCGTGA
- the kdsB gene encoding 3-deoxy-manno-octulosonate cytidylyltransferase has translation MNVLAVIPARHAAQRFPGKPLVLLAGKPMVQWVYEAARRALPQVVVATDDERILSAVRTFGGEAMMTSDRCRSGTDRVAEVARKVRADLYLNIQGDEPLMTTRTVRRVLALHRDPAVVLGTAATTLARGDWANPNAVKVLTDQRGDALYFSRSALPYYRDGAPAVPPATARLQKHLGVYSYRADLLRQFVRWPVGFFETAEKLEQLRALEHGVRIRVATTPDDSVGVDTPADAARVERRIRRSRDAGRREAK, from the coding sequence GTGAACGTGCTGGCGGTCATCCCGGCGCGCCACGCGGCCCAGCGTTTTCCCGGCAAACCCCTGGTCCTTTTGGCCGGCAAACCCATGGTCCAGTGGGTGTACGAAGCCGCCCGCCGGGCGCTTCCGCAGGTCGTGGTGGCCACCGACGATGAACGCATTCTCTCCGCCGTCCGGACCTTCGGCGGCGAGGCGATGATGACCTCCGACCGCTGCCGAAGCGGCACCGACCGGGTGGCCGAAGTGGCGCGAAAAGTCCGCGCCGACCTCTATTTGAACATCCAAGGGGACGAACCCCTGATGACCACCCGCACCGTGCGGCGGGTGCTGGCCCTTCATCGGGACCCGGCCGTCGTCCTGGGGACGGCGGCGACGACGCTCGCCCGGGGCGACTGGGCGAACCCCAACGCCGTCAAAGTCCTGACGGACCAACGCGGCGACGCGCTCTATTTTTCCCGAAGCGCCCTGCCGTACTACCGCGACGGCGCGCCCGCCGTGCCGCCCGCCACCGCGCGTCTACAAAAACATCTGGGCGTTTATTCCTACCGAGCCGATTTGTTGCGCCAATTCGTCCGCTGGCCCGTCGGGTTCTTTGAAACGGCGGAAAAATTGGAGCAGTTGCGGGCGTTGGAGCACGGCGTGCGGATTCGGGTCGCGACGACTCCCGACGATTCCGTCGGGGTGGACACGCCGGCCGACGCCGCC